In Arthrobacter sp. SLBN-112, a genomic segment contains:
- a CDS encoding gluconate 2-dehydrogenase subunit 3 family protein: MSRLPLELSDGGGRYPGFSALAQAGHWDRTTAAVVESRLGMPADIRFFTPAEEAAARALFDQLLAQHGEPRVPVVNFVDARLAEEQTDGWHYDNMPRDGEAWRVTLAALDREAGSRGGRTFALLDPEQQGALLQDVCDLHQELWHGLPADRVWSLWTRYACTAFYSHPLAWDEIGFAGPAYPRGYKNLGVDRLEPFEVRDVRPDADPTRGPTHGAGR, from the coding sequence ATGAGCAGGCTGCCCCTGGAACTGTCCGACGGCGGCGGCCGGTACCCCGGCTTCAGCGCCCTCGCCCAAGCCGGCCATTGGGACCGCACCACTGCCGCCGTCGTCGAATCCCGCCTGGGCATGCCGGCTGACATCCGTTTCTTCACGCCCGCGGAAGAGGCCGCCGCGCGGGCCCTCTTCGACCAACTGCTGGCCCAACACGGCGAACCCCGCGTGCCGGTGGTGAACTTCGTGGACGCCCGGCTGGCCGAGGAGCAAACCGATGGCTGGCACTATGACAACATGCCGCGCGACGGCGAAGCGTGGCGCGTGACGCTGGCCGCCCTGGACCGCGAAGCCGGCAGCAGGGGAGGCCGCACCTTCGCCCTGCTGGATCCGGAGCAGCAGGGCGCGCTCCTGCAGGACGTCTGCGATCTGCACCAGGAGCTGTGGCACGGCCTGCCGGCAGACCGGGTGTGGAGCCTGTGGACCCGGTACGCCTGCACCGCCTTCTACTCCCATCCCCTGGCTTGGGACGAGATCGGCTTCGCCGGCCCGGCTTATCCGCGGGGTTACAAGAACCTGGGCGTGGACCGGCTGGAGCCGTTCGAAGTACGGGACGTCCGCCCGGATGCAGACCCGACACGCGGCCCAACCCACGGGGCCGGCCGATGA
- a CDS encoding MarR family transcriptional regulator gives MEMPGGTASREVDAVLAAADVLLRVVAGSVAEVEDIVNTPQLRVLVRIHSRGPQNLGGVAAELGVHASNATRICDRLVAAGLIERREDPADRRYVVLELTGKGDDLVNTVLEHRRQAIAGVISRMPAGRRPALAAAMEAFAAAAGGQGTSDGRFTLGSPE, from the coding sequence ATGGAGATGCCTGGGGGGACGGCAAGCCGGGAAGTCGACGCCGTGCTGGCGGCCGCGGATGTGCTGCTGCGGGTGGTGGCCGGCTCGGTGGCCGAGGTGGAAGACATCGTCAACACCCCGCAGTTGCGGGTGCTGGTCCGCATCCACTCCCGGGGGCCGCAGAACCTGGGCGGGGTGGCCGCCGAACTCGGTGTCCACGCCTCCAACGCCACCCGCATCTGCGACCGCCTGGTGGCGGCAGGCCTGATTGAGCGCCGGGAGGATCCTGCCGACCGCCGGTACGTCGTGCTGGAACTCACCGGTAAAGGCGATGACCTGGTCAACACCGTGCTTGAGCACCGGCGGCAGGCCATCGCCGGGGTCATTTCGAGGATGCCGGCCGGGCGCCGCCCGGCACTGGCCGCAGCGATGGAGGCCTTCGCGGCCGCCGCCGGGGGCCAGGGCACATCCGACGGCCGTTTCACCTTGGGCTCCCCGGAGTGA
- a CDS encoding aldose 1-epimerase family protein — MSTAAARSGLKKPDLQTPPEPSGGHRLPSGRQYEIRHGRQSVHLTEAGGALREYRMDGLPLVDGYGPEEMCTGARGQSLIPWPNRVKGGRYASEGNTFQLDLSEPDKGGAIHGLTRWRNWEVEEQAEDSISFTYTLHACQGWPWVLDCRLDYTLDDDGLAVRTTVTNRSPGPCPFGTGAHPYLSLGHPGQVIDAGLVQVPGRTYLPVDGLGIPTGHERVDGTEYDLRELQQLGSRRIDVAYTDLIRDADGRARVRLLRPDRSGGVELWVDQSYPYLEIFTGDTLPQTDRRRTGLGVEPMTCAPDAFNSGEGLMTLHPGQSHTGQWGITPGSPR, encoded by the coding sequence ATGAGCACGGCAGCCGCGCGATCCGGCCTGAAGAAACCGGACCTGCAGACGCCTCCGGAACCCAGCGGCGGCCACCGGCTCCCGTCAGGGCGCCAGTACGAAATCCGGCACGGACGGCAGAGCGTCCACCTCACTGAGGCAGGCGGAGCGTTGCGCGAGTACCGGATGGACGGCCTCCCCCTGGTGGACGGATACGGGCCGGAGGAGATGTGCACCGGGGCACGCGGACAGTCCCTGATCCCGTGGCCCAACCGGGTCAAAGGCGGCAGGTACGCATCGGAGGGCAACACGTTCCAGCTTGACCTGAGCGAGCCGGACAAGGGCGGGGCGATCCATGGGCTGACCCGCTGGCGGAACTGGGAGGTCGAGGAACAGGCGGAGGACAGTATCTCCTTCACCTATACCCTTCATGCCTGCCAGGGCTGGCCATGGGTGCTTGACTGCCGGCTGGACTACACGCTCGACGACGACGGGCTGGCCGTGCGGACCACGGTCACCAACCGCAGCCCCGGGCCGTGCCCGTTTGGGACAGGTGCCCACCCGTACCTCAGCCTGGGACACCCGGGCCAGGTCATCGACGCAGGCCTGGTCCAGGTCCCGGGGCGGACGTACCTGCCGGTGGACGGTCTCGGCATTCCCACCGGCCACGAGCGGGTGGACGGCACGGAGTACGACCTGCGAGAACTTCAGCAGCTCGGCAGCCGGCGCATCGACGTTGCCTACACGGATCTGATCCGTGACGCGGACGGACGCGCCCGGGTAAGACTTCTGCGGCCGGACCGGTCCGGAGGAGTTGAACTGTGGGTGGATCAGTCCTATCCGTACCTGGAAATCTTCACCGGGGATACCCTCCCCCAGACCGACCGCCGGCGCACAGGCCTTGGCGTCGAACCAATGACCTGCGCCCCGGACGCCTTCAACTCCGGCGAAGGCCTCATGACCCTCCACCCCGGGCAGTCGCATACCGGGCAGTGGGGCATCACTCCGGGGAGCCCAAGGTGA
- a CDS encoding glucose 1-dehydrogenase — MQALTVTPGEKDSLRLRGIPEPPAAQGPVLVEGLAVGLCGTDTEIIAAEYGEAPPGQDYLVLGHENLGRVREAPQGSGLAEGDLVVGIVRRPDPEPCKACAGGEWDMCLNGKYTEHGIKGQDGFARELWRAAPEAMVKLDPGLEDVGVLLEPTTIVAKAWEQMGRIGRRAFFDPHLAVVTGAGPVGLLAALLGVQQGLEVHVFDLVKDGPKPDLVRDLGATYHSESLPDSGLKPDLLVECTGVTPVVLDALRCRAQDAITCLTGVSGTGKQTGVDVGALNREEVLMNGVVFGSVNANRRHYHAGAKALAAADTDWLRRLISRRVPLGNFAEAFDRRPDDVKVVLDLQAAGDGGTRQP; from the coding sequence ATGCAAGCATTGACAGTTACTCCGGGGGAAAAGGACTCATTGAGGCTTCGCGGCATTCCCGAACCACCGGCCGCCCAGGGGCCGGTGCTGGTTGAAGGCCTGGCGGTGGGCCTCTGCGGGACTGACACCGAGATCATCGCGGCAGAATACGGCGAGGCTCCCCCGGGGCAGGACTACTTGGTTCTTGGCCATGAAAACCTGGGCCGGGTCCGGGAAGCCCCGCAGGGTTCCGGACTGGCGGAAGGGGACCTGGTGGTGGGCATTGTCCGCAGGCCGGACCCCGAACCCTGCAAGGCGTGCGCCGGCGGCGAGTGGGACATGTGCCTGAACGGAAAGTACACCGAGCATGGCATCAAAGGCCAGGACGGGTTTGCCCGGGAGCTGTGGCGCGCAGCCCCCGAGGCCATGGTGAAACTGGACCCAGGACTGGAGGACGTCGGCGTGCTGCTGGAGCCCACCACCATTGTGGCCAAGGCATGGGAGCAGATGGGCCGGATCGGCCGGCGCGCCTTCTTTGACCCCCACCTGGCTGTGGTGACCGGAGCCGGACCCGTTGGCCTGCTCGCGGCCCTCCTGGGTGTCCAGCAGGGGCTGGAAGTACACGTTTTCGACTTGGTCAAGGACGGCCCCAAACCGGACTTGGTCCGCGACCTGGGCGCCACCTACCATAGCGAGTCCCTGCCGGATTCCGGCCTCAAGCCTGATCTCCTGGTCGAATGCACAGGAGTTACCCCCGTGGTGCTGGACGCGCTCCGCTGCCGCGCCCAGGACGCGATCACCTGTTTGACGGGCGTTTCCGGTACCGGAAAGCAAACGGGGGTGGACGTCGGGGCCCTGAACCGCGAGGAAGTGCTGATGAACGGCGTGGTGTTTGGCAGTGTCAACGCCAACCGGCGGCACTACCACGCCGGCGCCAAGGCACTGGCGGCCGCTGACACCGATTGGTTGCGGCGGCTCATCAGCCGCCGGGTGCCCCTTGGGAACTTCGCCGAAGCCTTTGACCGCCGCCCCGATGACGTGAAGGTGGTCCTCGACCTGCAGGCTGCGGGCGACGGCGGAACGCGGCAGCCATGA
- a CDS encoding transglycosylase domain-containing protein yields the protein MTRKAILRAVMIDAGGGHQGASTLTQQYVTNMLNENLIAQGKDTQVVLNGQKGVNQKLQEMKLAIGLEEQYSKDQILAGYLNVVGFNANAYGIQAASQYFFSVDAKDLTLPEGALLAGLVNGPSLYDPTVHPEAAKARRDLVLDAMLEHGYINQQQHDDAINTPIQLKVNPPKQGCAYASQAQYFCDYVLHQIQNDPAYGATQDDRDQKIMAGGLTIKTTLDPRLQGPAQNQVDSTTGANPDRWGASLVTIEPGTGKVLAMAQNSRKLPGEGTGFVSDYNFNVDGSDAAGNSLGGVGGMQPGSTMKPVTLAAWVGEGKSTNQVVDASKRRYGINYPWKTTCHPVQGWFDSTVPQSSDLQNDEPNWYRPMTVREGIYQSINTATFASLAGLNDVCDVQRAADAIGLHLGSGKDEKIDLSTLGNILGSQNVAPLTMANAFATFAANGTYCAPISITEVDDAQGNKIGGQTSSCQAGALKPDVAKTVTNVLQDVLTKGSGLLIPQKLGVPDAAKTGTNEYNNQTWVVGYTKGLATASFFGDPFNGGPTRLGRNITINGKYYPAVDGAYIAGPQWAQYMQGVVGLYDHGNFDAPPQNLISAPSTQRAQGN from the coding sequence TTGACCCGCAAGGCGATCCTTCGCGCCGTGATGATCGACGCCGGCGGTGGGCACCAGGGCGCTTCCACGCTGACGCAGCAGTACGTGACCAACATGCTCAACGAGAACCTGATCGCCCAGGGCAAAGACACCCAAGTAGTGCTCAACGGACAAAAAGGGGTAAACCAGAAGCTTCAGGAGATGAAGCTGGCCATCGGCCTGGAGGAACAGTATTCCAAGGACCAGATCCTCGCCGGATATCTGAACGTCGTCGGGTTCAATGCCAACGCGTACGGGATCCAGGCCGCAAGCCAGTATTTCTTCTCCGTTGATGCCAAGGACCTGACACTGCCCGAAGGTGCGCTGCTTGCCGGACTGGTCAACGGCCCCTCACTCTATGACCCCACGGTCCACCCCGAAGCGGCCAAAGCCCGGCGCGACCTGGTCCTGGACGCGATGCTGGAACATGGCTACATCAACCAGCAACAACACGATGACGCCATCAACACTCCGATCCAGTTGAAGGTTAATCCACCCAAACAAGGCTGCGCCTACGCGTCCCAGGCACAGTACTTCTGCGACTACGTCCTCCACCAGATCCAGAATGACCCGGCCTATGGAGCCACCCAGGACGACCGCGACCAGAAGATCATGGCCGGCGGCCTGACCATCAAGACCACCCTGGACCCGCGACTGCAAGGTCCGGCCCAAAACCAGGTCGACTCCACCACGGGCGCAAACCCGGACAGATGGGGCGCCTCGCTGGTGACCATCGAGCCCGGCACCGGAAAAGTCCTGGCCATGGCGCAGAATTCACGGAAGCTGCCCGGCGAAGGCACCGGATTCGTTTCTGACTACAACTTCAACGTGGACGGCAGTGATGCTGCGGGCAACAGCCTCGGCGGCGTGGGCGGCATGCAGCCCGGTTCAACCATGAAGCCTGTCACCCTCGCCGCCTGGGTTGGCGAGGGCAAATCGACCAACCAGGTCGTCGACGCTTCCAAGCGGCGCTATGGCATCAACTACCCCTGGAAGACAACCTGCCATCCCGTTCAGGGCTGGTTCGACAGTACGGTGCCGCAATCTTCGGATCTTCAAAACGATGAGCCCAACTGGTACCGGCCCATGACTGTCCGTGAAGGCATTTACCAATCGATCAACACGGCCACTTTCGCCTCCCTCGCCGGGCTCAACGACGTGTGTGACGTCCAGCGCGCAGCCGATGCCATCGGCCTGCACCTGGGCAGCGGCAAGGACGAGAAGATCGACCTCTCCACCCTGGGAAACATCCTGGGCAGCCAAAACGTGGCCCCCTTGACCATGGCGAACGCGTTCGCCACGTTCGCCGCGAACGGAACCTACTGCGCGCCCATTTCCATCACGGAAGTCGACGACGCCCAGGGGAACAAGATCGGCGGACAAACCTCCTCCTGCCAGGCAGGAGCCCTGAAACCGGACGTCGCCAAGACAGTCACCAACGTCCTCCAGGACGTCCTCACCAAAGGCTCCGGCCTCCTGATTCCCCAAAAGCTGGGGGTCCCGGACGCTGCCAAGACCGGTACCAACGAATACAACAACCAAACCTGGGTCGTCGGCTACACCAAAGGCCTGGCCACGGCGTCCTTCTTCGGTGACCCCTTCAACGGCGGACCCACCAGGCTCGGGCGCAACATCACCATCAACGGCAAGTACTACCCCGCCGTGGACGGAGCGTACATCGCAGGCCCGCAATGGGCGCAGTACATGCAGGGTGTTGTGGGCCTCTACGATCACGGAAACTTCGACGCGCCGCCACAGAACCTCATCAGCGCTCCTTCCACACAGCGGGCACAGGGTAACTGA
- a CDS encoding alpha-hydroxy acid oxidase, with translation MTYGNYQINGRPLRMDEMNNWMASNKNPGATWDDFARLRSEWKGNLVIKGIMDAEDAARAVEEGADGIFVSNHGGRQFDSQPATIDVLPSIAEAVGGRAEIYLDGGIRRGHDIVKAVALGAKAALAGRPFAYALATGGEPAVDRVFGILQEELKGAMGFVGKASVAELDTSIFATTAQPVPAESLLV, from the coding sequence ATGACGTACGGGAACTACCAGATCAACGGCCGCCCGCTGCGCATGGATGAGATGAACAATTGGATGGCATCCAACAAGAACCCCGGCGCCACCTGGGATGACTTCGCCAGGCTCCGCTCCGAGTGGAAGGGAAACCTGGTCATCAAGGGGATTATGGACGCCGAGGACGCAGCCCGGGCAGTGGAGGAAGGGGCGGACGGCATCTTCGTCTCCAACCACGGCGGACGGCAATTCGACTCCCAGCCCGCCACCATTGATGTGCTGCCGTCCATCGCCGAGGCAGTTGGCGGACGTGCCGAAATTTATCTCGACGGCGGCATCCGGCGGGGCCACGACATCGTCAAGGCCGTCGCGCTGGGCGCCAAGGCCGCACTCGCGGGACGTCCGTTTGCCTACGCCCTCGCAACCGGCGGCGAGCCTGCGGTGGACCGGGTGTTCGGAATCCTCCAGGAAGAACTCAAGGGTGCCATGGGATTCGTTGGCAAAGCCTCCGTGGCGGAGCTGGACACCAGCATCTTCGCGACGACGGCCCAGCCTGTGCCGGCCGAAAGCCTGCTTGTGTAG
- a CDS encoding alpha-hydroxy acid oxidase produces MAAESWSRATHGQCCGTRGMSAPNNSWRKLSRPHIGAGLLRNKWIVSIDDYRKASRRQLPKMISDYLEGGALDETTMRANEDRFDALMLRQRSMVDLRGLNTSTTVLGHSLAMPLMVAPMGMLTIFHPGSDPAVARAAVRAGSIFIHSAWAGCSLEEVAKVAPNNLWAQIAFWKDPEETASYINRARAVGVETLVVAGDVGSSSKRERDLHHGLSMPPRPPVADYFNAATRPAWLWRWLTGAQDDVRELPDQRPPAAHG; encoded by the coding sequence ATGGCGGCGGAATCGTGGAGCAGGGCGACCCACGGACAGTGCTGCGGGACCCGCGGCATGAGCGCACCAAACAATTCCTGGCGAAAGTTATCTAGACCTCACATTGGAGCAGGACTCTTGAGAAACAAATGGATTGTCAGCATTGACGACTATCGCAAGGCTTCCCGCAGGCAACTTCCGAAGATGATTTCCGATTACCTGGAAGGCGGCGCACTGGATGAGACCACCATGCGGGCCAACGAGGATCGGTTCGATGCCCTCATGCTTCGCCAGCGGTCAATGGTGGACCTGAGGGGCTTGAACACATCCACCACCGTGCTGGGACATTCCCTGGCCATGCCGCTGATGGTGGCGCCGATGGGGATGCTGACCATTTTCCATCCGGGTTCCGATCCCGCCGTCGCCAGGGCAGCGGTCAGGGCAGGATCCATTTTCATTCACAGCGCCTGGGCCGGATGCTCTCTGGAAGAGGTGGCCAAGGTGGCCCCGAACAACCTGTGGGCCCAGATCGCTTTCTGGAAGGACCCTGAGGAGACCGCCAGCTATATCAACCGGGCACGGGCGGTGGGGGTCGAGACGTTGGTGGTGGCCGGAGATGTTGGTTCCTCCAGCAAGCGGGAACGGGACCTGCACCATGGGCTCTCCATGCCGCCGCGCCCACCGGTGGCGGACTACTTCAACGCGGCCACGCGCCCCGCATGGCTGTGGCGCTGGCTCACCGGCGCGCAGGATGACGTACGGGAACTACCAGATCAACGGCCGCCCGCTGCGCATGGATGA
- a CDS encoding amino acid ABC transporter ATP-binding protein yields MSDVMIEAQGVTKNFGDLKVLKGIDLTIPKGSVTCIIGPSGSGKSTFLRCINQLETLDGGYILVEGQPVGVKIRKGRLHAQNNAEAARMRENIGMVFQSFNLFPHMTVLENICEAPVRVRRESRKAVQDRARVLLERVGLSEKVHAYPASLSGGQQQRVAIARALAMEPRLMLFDEPTSALDPELVGEVLDVMRKLADAGMTMIVVTHEIGFAREVGDHLIFMDGGGIVEQGDPRTVLRDPRHERTKQFLAKVI; encoded by the coding sequence GTGAGCGACGTGATGATTGAAGCCCAAGGCGTCACCAAGAATTTCGGTGACCTCAAGGTCCTCAAAGGCATCGACCTGACCATCCCCAAAGGAAGCGTCACCTGCATCATCGGACCTTCGGGTTCGGGCAAGTCCACCTTTCTGCGCTGCATCAACCAGCTGGAAACGCTCGACGGCGGGTACATCCTTGTCGAGGGACAGCCGGTTGGCGTGAAAATCAGGAAGGGCCGGCTGCACGCGCAGAACAACGCCGAGGCGGCGAGGATGCGCGAGAACATCGGCATGGTCTTCCAGAGCTTCAACCTGTTCCCCCACATGACGGTTCTGGAGAACATCTGCGAGGCCCCGGTCCGGGTGCGGAGGGAAAGCCGGAAAGCCGTGCAGGACCGGGCACGGGTCCTGTTGGAGCGGGTGGGGCTTTCCGAGAAAGTCCACGCGTATCCGGCGTCCCTTTCCGGCGGCCAGCAGCAACGCGTGGCCATCGCACGGGCGCTTGCCATGGAGCCGCGCCTGATGCTGTTCGACGAACCCACGTCCGCCTTGGACCCGGAACTCGTGGGCGAAGTGCTGGACGTGATGCGCAAGCTCGCTGATGCCGGCATGACCATGATCGTCGTCACCCATGAAATCGGCTTCGCCCGGGAAGTCGGCGACCACCTCATCTTCATGGATGGCGGCGGAATCGTGGAGCAGGGCGACCCACGGACAGTGCTGCGGGACCCGCGGCATGAGCGCACCAAACAATTCCTGGCGAAAGTTATCTAG
- a CDS encoding amino acid ABC transporter permease, giving the protein MLFRGVPVFVQLLFWGFIAAIYPRIAVGIPFGPEFFSADANVLITPFMAAILGLGLNEGAYMSEIVRAGLLSVNRGQTEAATALGMKRFAILSRIVLPQAMKIIIPPTGNQTISMLKTTSLVSVLAFPELLYSAQLVYSANFKTIPLLIAASLWYLLVTSILSLGQYFIERHFNRGGITPGRTIRRRKPKPASSPTTPQEVQP; this is encoded by the coding sequence GTGCTCTTCCGTGGCGTTCCTGTCTTCGTCCAGCTGCTGTTCTGGGGCTTTATCGCCGCGATCTACCCGCGGATCGCCGTCGGAATCCCCTTTGGGCCTGAGTTCTTCTCCGCTGACGCCAACGTGCTCATCACTCCTTTCATGGCGGCAATCCTGGGGTTGGGCCTCAACGAAGGTGCGTACATGTCAGAGATCGTGCGCGCGGGACTCCTGAGCGTCAACCGCGGCCAGACGGAAGCGGCCACGGCCCTGGGCATGAAGCGGTTCGCCATCCTGTCCCGGATCGTTCTGCCCCAGGCGATGAAAATCATCATCCCGCCAACAGGCAACCAGACCATTTCCATGCTCAAGACGACCTCCCTGGTCAGCGTCCTGGCGTTCCCGGAACTGCTGTACTCCGCGCAGCTCGTCTACAGCGCAAACTTCAAAACCATACCCCTGCTCATCGCCGCGAGCCTTTGGTATCTGCTGGTCACCAGCATTTTGAGCCTGGGACAGTACTTCATCGAGCGGCACTTCAACCGGGGCGGAATCACGCCAGGACGGACCATCCGCCGTCGCAAACCAAAACCCGCGAGCTCCCCCACCACACCGCAGGAGGTCCAGCCGTGA
- a CDS encoding ABC transporter substrate-binding protein produces the protein MNTSSKSDTQKPSTTAAAVSVDDAAAAALPKAVRDKGTLTVTMSQSSPPLHFMAPDGTTTVGVDPEIAMALGQTLGLKTEVQSGPFDGIIPGIAAGKFDMAISQMSPSAERRKVLDFVDYYQSGSGIGVAPGNPQKLTVDTLCGKRVGVLKGSFQDLKRLPALSAACTAAGNPAIEAMTYPDMQAPNLALTAGRIDAVYIDGPTLGYAIKQGGQIELLGEKDLSPVSIGFKKDAGLEKAIQLGMESLAKSGKYKEILDKWGVGSGAISDFAFNKEQ, from the coding sequence ATGAACACTTCTTCCAAATCCGACACCCAGAAACCCTCAACCACCGCAGCGGCCGTCAGCGTCGACGACGCCGCAGCGGCAGCCCTCCCGAAAGCGGTCCGCGACAAGGGAACCCTGACCGTCACTATGAGCCAGAGCTCACCGCCCCTGCACTTCATGGCACCGGACGGGACCACAACCGTCGGCGTGGACCCGGAAATCGCCATGGCCCTGGGCCAGACCCTGGGACTGAAGACAGAGGTTCAGAGCGGGCCGTTCGACGGCATCATCCCCGGAATTGCCGCCGGGAAGTTCGATATGGCCATCTCCCAGATGTCCCCCTCCGCCGAGCGCAGGAAAGTCCTGGACTTCGTGGACTACTACCAGTCAGGCAGTGGAATCGGCGTGGCTCCGGGCAACCCGCAGAAGCTCACAGTGGACACGCTGTGCGGCAAGCGCGTGGGCGTGCTGAAGGGTTCGTTCCAGGACCTCAAGCGCCTCCCCGCCCTGTCCGCAGCATGCACGGCTGCAGGCAATCCGGCCATTGAAGCCATGACTTACCCGGACATGCAGGCCCCCAACCTCGCGTTGACTGCCGGCCGGATCGACGCCGTCTACATTGACGGGCCCACGCTGGGCTACGCCATTAAGCAGGGCGGCCAGATTGAACTGCTCGGGGAGAAGGACCTGTCCCCCGTCAGCATTGGGTTCAAGAAGGACGCCGGGCTTGAGAAAGCCATCCAGCTCGGTATGGAGTCGCTGGCCAAGAGCGGCAAGTACAAGGAGATCCTCGATAAGTGGGGTGTAGGCAGCGGTGCAATCTCTGACTTCGCCTTCAACAAAGAGCAGTAG
- a CDS encoding GntR family transcriptional regulator, whose product MNAASPEEEVIIPGRPMLVDQVFEAILSLLLDDKISTGSPLSIDGLAKRFKVSSTPVREALARLETTGMVRREALRGYKVAPEPTAGDVAALLTSREILEPACTSIACTNSTGELVADLERFHRDLEASRHGGDTFAGYRAYWQADENFHRRIVEATDNEFLLRAYGSIEGHIQRFRLLVHNDMSGDHTVQEHQAIIDAFRAGDPAAAAAAMATHIEGIRSRSLSLPKFGQQA is encoded by the coding sequence ATGAACGCCGCTTCGCCTGAAGAAGAAGTAATCATCCCCGGCCGGCCGATGCTGGTGGACCAGGTGTTCGAAGCCATCCTGTCCCTCCTGCTGGATGACAAGATCTCCACCGGCTCTCCGCTGAGCATTGATGGACTTGCCAAGCGCTTCAAGGTGTCCTCCACGCCGGTACGGGAAGCCTTGGCGCGGCTGGAAACCACGGGCATGGTCCGGCGGGAAGCACTGCGTGGGTACAAGGTTGCGCCGGAGCCCACAGCCGGCGACGTCGCCGCGCTTCTGACTTCCCGGGAGATCCTCGAACCGGCGTGCACCAGCATTGCCTGCACCAACTCCACTGGGGAATTGGTGGCGGATCTGGAACGGTTCCACCGGGACCTGGAGGCGTCCCGCCACGGCGGTGACACCTTCGCGGGGTACCGGGCCTATTGGCAGGCAGACGAAAACTTCCACCGGCGCATCGTGGAAGCCACCGACAACGAGTTCCTGCTCCGGGCCTATGGATCCATCGAGGGCCATATCCAGCGGTTCCGGCTCCTGGTTCACAACGACATGAGCGGTGACCATACGGTCCAGGAACACCAGGCCATCATCGACGCCTTCAGGGCGGGTGACCCCGCAGCGGCCGCCGCCGCCATGGCTACGCATATCGAGGGAATCCGGTCCCGCTCGCTCAGCCTCCCCAAGTTCGGACAGCAGGCTTAG